A portion of the Lolium rigidum isolate FL_2022 chromosome 1, APGP_CSIRO_Lrig_0.1, whole genome shotgun sequence genome contains these proteins:
- the LOC124668635 gene encoding pathogenesis-related protein 1-like translates to MEAPKLAILLALAMAAAMVNPSQAQNSAQDYLSPHNSVRAAVGVGAVSWSTRLQSYAQSYANQRIGDCKLQHSGGPYGENIFWGSGSGWKAADAVNLWAAEKSDYDYGSNSCAAGKQCGHYTQIVWRATTSIGCARVVCNNNAGVFIICSYDPPGNFVGQKPY, encoded by the coding sequence ATGGAGGCACCCAAGCTAGCAATTTTGCTGGCCCTAGCCATGGCAGCCGCCATGGTTAATCCTTCCCAGGCGCAGAACTCGGCCCAAGACTACCTTTCACCCCACAACTCTGTCCGCGCCGCCGTCGGTGTGGGCGCGGTGAGCTGGAGCACAAGGCTACAGTCGTACGCCCAGAGCTACGCCAATCAGAGGATCGGCGACTGCAAGCTCCAGCACTCCGGCGGACCCTATGGTGAGAACATCTTCTGGGGATCCGGTTCAGGCTGGAAGGCGGCGGACGCGGTGAACTTGTGGGCCGCCGAGAAGAGCGACTACGACTACGGCTCCAACAGCTGCGCGGCGGGGAAGCAGTGCGGGCACTACACACAGATTGTGTGGCGCGCGACGACGAGCATCGGCTGCGCTCGCGTGGTTTGCAACAACAACGCGGGCGTATTCATCATCTGCAGCTACGATCCCCCGGGCAATTTCGTTGGACAGAAACCATACTAA